Proteins encoded together in one Dasypus novemcinctus isolate mDasNov1 chromosome 9, mDasNov1.1.hap2, whole genome shotgun sequence window:
- the CC2D1B gene encoding coiled-coil and C2 domain-containing protein 1B — MPGPRPRKGPRTSGQGVAAAKQLGLFVEFSPENMLLETDETEDDRDLEAELLALTGEAGSTDRRPAPKGQAPLPMAHIEKLAADCMREEEEEEEEEEEEEGLEEDADLLTELQEVLGVDEEAGALAGGEAASPGSPEEQKGEENIEPPVQTVLQTSSVQVAQAGGPRGLQAVLEERINNYRAAVASAKEAGEAAKARRCERGLKTLESQLTAVRKGRSISEDEIPPPVALGRRPPAPQDAASRNPEADAPVLPAVEPDEPSQPKTSPSGSSGISAPPDSDPDPRALLLVRQREYKVAALSAKRAGELDRARELMRIGKRFGAVLEALEKGQPVDLSAMPPAPKDLKPQVSKPPTAPSVMPPAMERVQPVMTSDIPATPVAPTEPQTVLDALQQRLSKYQEAGTQARGSGDERKARMHERIAKQYQDAIRAHRAGRKVDFAELPVPPGFPPIPGLEPPVGTEEDALTATLAAAQKLATSEDAALAEEDEDEEKDEPPAQAPVAKKPAQPLVPSSRPLPEPKASSSKELLSPSVREQLVLLEARKLQYQRAALQAKRGQDLEQAKAHLRVAKCLEAQIIQARAGRPVDLSKVPSPLTDEEGDFILIHHEDLRLSQKAEEVYAQLQKMLLEQHEKCLLFSKQFMHQGNVTETTRFEKLAQDRKKQLEILQLAQAQGLDPPSHHFELKTFQTVRIFSELNSTEMHLIIVRGMNLPAPPGVTPDDLDAFVRFEFHYPNSDQAQKNKTAVVKNTNSPEFDQLFKLNINRNHRSFRRVIQSKGIKFEIFHKGSFFRSDKLVGTAHLKLERLENECEIREIMEVLDGRKPTGGKLEVKARLREPLSGQDMQLVTENWLVLEPRGL; from the exons ATGCCAGGCCCAAGACCTCGAAAGGGTCCTCGGACCAGTGGCCAGGGTGTGGCAGCTGCTAAGCAA CTGGGCCTCTTTGTGGAGTTCAGCCCGGAGAACATGCTGTTGGAGACGGACGAGACAGAAGATGACAGGGACCTGGAGGCTGAGCTGCTGGCCCTCACCGGGGAGGCAGGGTCCACGGACAGGAGACCAGCACCCAAGGGGCAGG ctcccctgcctaTGGCCCACATTGAGAAGTTGGCGGCAGACTGTatgcgggaggaggaggaggaggaggaggaggaggaggaggaggaagggctgGAGGAGGATGCAGACCTGCTG ACCGAGCtgcaggaggtcctgggtgtggATGAGGAAGCGGGGGCCCTGGCTGGTGGAGAGGCAGCCAGCCCGGGCAGCCCTGAGGAGCAGAAGGGAGAGGAAAACATTGAACCTCCAGTGCAGACTGTCCTCCAAACAAGTTCAGTCCAAGTGGCTCAG GCTGGAGGGCCTCGAGGGCTGCAGGCTGTGCTGGAAGAGCGGATCAACAACTACCGGGCAGCTGTGGCCAGCGCCAAGGAGGCAGGGGAGGCGGCCAAAGCCAGGCGCTGTGAGCGAGGCCTGAAG ACCCTGGAGTCCCAGCTGACAGCTGTGCGGAAAGGCAGGAGCATCAGTGAGGATGAGATCCCACCACCAGTGGCCTTGGGCAGGAGACCCCCGGCCCCCCAGGATGCAGCCAGCAGGAACCCTGAGGCAGATGCCCCAGTTCTCCCTGCCGTGGAGCCAG ATGAGCCCTCCCAGCCCAAGACAAGCCCTTCAGGCAGCTCTGGCATTTCTGCCCCACCTGATTCAGACCCAGACCCACGGGCCCTGTTGTTGGTCCGACAGAGAGAGTACAAGGTGGCTGCCCTCAGTGCCAAGCGGGCCGGAGAGCTGGATCGCGCCCGAGAGCTCATGAGGATTGGGAAG CGATTTGGTGCCGTCCTGGAGGCCCTGGAGAAGGGGCAGCCTGTGGACCTGAGTGCCATGCCCCCAGCCCCCAAGG ACCTGAAGCCACAGGTTTCCAAGCCCCCCACAGCACCTTCAGTCATGCCCCCAGCCATGGAGCGAGTACAACCAGTGATGACCTCTGACATCCCAGCGACCCCAG TGGCCCCTACAGAGCCACAGACAGTGCTGGACGCCCTGCAGCAGAGGCTGAGCAAGTAccaggaggcaggcacccaagcCCGGGGCAGCGGGGATGAGCGCAAGGCCCGGATGCACGAGCGCATTGCCAAG CAATATCAAGATGCCATTCGAGCACATCGAGCAGGACGGAAAGTTGACTTTGCTGAGTTGCCTGTTCCTCCAG GATTCCCCCCAATCCCTGGCCTGGAACCCCCAGTGGGCACCGAGGAGGATGCTTTGACAGCAACTCTAGCAGCTGCTCAGAAACTGGCCACCTCAGAGGATGCAGCCCTGGCTGAGGAAGATGAGGATGAGGAGAAG GATGAGCCCCCAGCTCAGGCCCCAGTGGCCAAGAAGCCAGCACAGCCTCTGGTCCCTTCATCCCGACCCCTGCCTGAGCCCAAGGCCTCAAGTTCTAAAGAGCTACTGAGCCCATCTG TGCGGGAGCAGCTGGTGCTGCTGGAGGCACGGAAACTGCAGTACCAGAGGGCAGCCCTGCAGGCCAAGCGTGGCCAGGACCTGGAGCAGGCCAAAGCCCATCTGCGGGTGGCCAAATGCCTCGAGGCCCAGATCATCCAGGCCCGAGCGGGCCGGCCTGTTGACCTCTCCAAG GTGCCTTCGCCCTTGACAGATGAGGAGGGTGACTTCATCCTCATCCACCATGAGGACCTACGACTCTCCCAGAAGGCCGAGGAGGTGTATGCTCAGCTACAAAAAATGCTTCTGGAGCAGCATGAG AAGTGCCTGCTGTTTTCCAAGCAATTTATGCACCAGGGCAATGTGACTGAGACTACCCG GTTCGAGAAGCTGGCTCAGGACCGCAAGAAGCAGCTTGAGATCCTGCAGCTGGCCCAAGCCCAAGGCCTCGACCCGCCCAGCCACCACTTTGAGTTGAAGACATTCCAGACTGTGAG GATCTTCTCAGAACTCAACAGCACAGAAATGCATCTGATCATTGTCCGGGGAATGAACCTCCCAGCCCCCCCAG GGGTGACCCCTGATGACCTGGATGCTTTTGTGCGGTTTGAGTTCCACTACCCTAACTCG GACCAggctcaaaaaaacaaaacagctgtGGTGAAGAACACAAACTCTCCAG AATTTGATCAACTCTTTAAACTTAACATTAACCGAAACCACCGGAGCTTCAGGAGGGTGATCCAAAGCAAAGGAATCAAGTTTGAAATCTTCCACAAAGG ATCCTTCTTCAGAAGTGACAAGCTGGTTGGCACAGCCCACCTGAAGCTGGAGCGGCTGGAAAATGAGTGTGAGATCAGAGAGATTATGGAG GTCCTGGATGGAAGGAAGCCCACTGGGGGGAAGCTGGAGGTGAAGGCGAGGTTGCGGGAGCCTCTAAGTGGCCAGGACATGCAGTTGGTCACTGAGAACTGGCTGGTTCTGGAGCCCAGGGGCCTATGA